A single genomic interval of Nonomuraea rubra harbors:
- the fdhF gene encoding formate dehydrogenase subunit alpha, which yields MTTLEEPATAVRTVTVEIDGRAVTVPEGTSIYDAAKEVDIDIPVLCHNERYDPVGVCRMCVVDTGGRAFAAACVRPCEDGMQVKTSTPELERNRATLTELLLSDQPPRAEDPKQTTTGDNLLLDLADRFDVAQETTDLPCGSGRGLDLSNPVIAVNHDACILCDRCVRACDDIQGNDVIGRSGKGYSTRIAFDLNDPMGASSCVTCGECVQACPTGALTNKAINDVPIRPRQELDAVDTVCPYCGVGCALTYYVDRSRGAIAFAEGRDQPGSQSRLCVKGRYGWDYAASPQRLTMPLIRKESSYPKGPLSADVRGDAHNDRGRAGGGGDRSARLSRNGKDRKRKPGGLVDYDEVLPHFREATWEEALDLVARRLKEIHAEQGPGAIAGFGSAKCSNEEAYLFQKLIRAGFGTNNVDHCTRLCHASSVAALFEGVGSGAVSTTYGDVANADVVIITGSNPTANHPVASSFFKQARRRGTKIVYVDPRASTVAEHADYHCQVKPGTDVAFYNAIMHEVIRLGLIDMEFIKARVSGFEELVRTVNDYPPERAAQITGVDADLIREVARVWGEAGAGVIYWGMGISQHTTGTDNARCLIALCSITGNVGRPGTGLHPLRGQNNVQGASDAGLIPMFYPDYQGVDREATRRRFEQAWGTELDPDRGLTVTEIIGSVLKPGGVRGMYMLGENPFLSDPNINKVRKALSQLDFLVVQDIFLTETAEFADVILPASSYLEKDGTYTNTDRRVQLGRKVMDPPGQARVDWEIIQDLARRIGLDWSYASPSEVFDEMVELMPSYANLRHDNLGLTGKLYPNADPDHSDGTVVLFDERFNTDDGLAHLVPAQWLPAKELPDAEYPLVLNTGRLLEHWHTGSMTRRSYALDTISPVAEVYMHPKDAADRGLSHGQQARVRSRRGVIELQVRISHREQLGNCFIPFHFREAAANLLTIDEIDPYGKIPEFKFCAIQVEALSAEPTWSVSE from the coding sequence ATGACGACGCTTGAGGAGCCGGCGACCGCCGTACGCACCGTGACCGTCGAGATCGACGGCCGTGCCGTGACCGTGCCGGAAGGCACCAGCATTTACGACGCCGCCAAAGAGGTGGACATCGATATCCCGGTGTTGTGCCACAACGAGCGGTACGACCCCGTCGGGGTGTGCCGCATGTGCGTGGTCGACACGGGCGGGCGGGCCTTCGCCGCCGCCTGCGTGCGGCCCTGCGAGGACGGCATGCAGGTCAAGACCAGCACCCCGGAGCTGGAGCGCAACCGGGCGACGCTGACCGAGCTGCTGCTGTCGGACCAGCCGCCGCGCGCGGAGGACCCGAAGCAGACGACCACCGGCGACAACCTGCTCCTCGACCTCGCCGACCGGTTCGACGTGGCCCAGGAGACGACCGACCTGCCGTGCGGCTCCGGGCGCGGCCTGGACCTGTCCAACCCGGTGATCGCGGTCAACCACGACGCCTGCATCCTGTGCGACCGCTGCGTCCGCGCGTGCGACGACATCCAGGGCAACGACGTCATCGGCCGCTCCGGCAAGGGCTACTCCACCAGGATCGCCTTCGACCTCAACGACCCGATGGGCGCCAGCTCCTGCGTGACCTGCGGCGAGTGCGTGCAGGCCTGCCCCACCGGCGCGCTGACCAACAAGGCGATCAACGACGTGCCCATCCGGCCCCGCCAGGAGCTGGACGCGGTCGACACCGTGTGCCCGTACTGCGGCGTCGGCTGCGCCCTCACCTACTACGTCGACCGGTCGCGCGGCGCGATCGCCTTCGCCGAGGGGCGCGACCAGCCCGGCTCGCAGAGCCGGCTGTGCGTCAAGGGCCGGTACGGCTGGGACTACGCGGCCTCCCCGCAACGCCTGACCATGCCCCTGATCAGGAAGGAATCGTCCTACCCCAAGGGCCCGCTGTCGGCCGACGTGCGCGGCGACGCGCACAACGACAGGGGACGCGCCGGAGGCGGAGGCGACCGCAGCGCCAGGCTGAGCAGGAACGGCAAGGACCGCAAGCGCAAGCCGGGCGGGCTCGTCGACTACGACGAGGTGCTGCCGCACTTCCGCGAGGCCACCTGGGAGGAGGCGCTCGACCTCGTCGCCCGGCGGCTGAAGGAGATCCACGCCGAGCAGGGCCCCGGGGCCATCGCCGGGTTCGGCTCGGCGAAGTGCTCCAACGAGGAGGCATACCTCTTCCAGAAGCTGATCAGGGCCGGGTTCGGCACCAACAACGTCGATCACTGCACCCGGCTGTGCCACGCCTCGTCGGTGGCCGCGCTGTTCGAGGGCGTCGGCTCCGGCGCGGTCTCGACCACGTACGGCGACGTCGCCAACGCCGACGTCGTGATCATCACCGGCTCGAACCCGACGGCGAACCACCCCGTCGCCAGCTCCTTCTTCAAGCAGGCCCGCCGCCGCGGCACCAAGATCGTATACGTCGATCCGCGCGCCAGCACCGTGGCCGAGCACGCCGACTACCACTGCCAGGTCAAGCCCGGCACCGACGTGGCGTTCTACAACGCGATCATGCACGAGGTGATCCGGCTCGGCCTGATCGACATGGAGTTCATCAAGGCCCGCGTCTCCGGCTTCGAGGAGCTGGTGCGCACGGTCAACGACTACCCGCCCGAGCGGGCCGCGCAGATCACCGGCGTGGACGCCGACCTGATCCGCGAGGTCGCGCGGGTCTGGGGCGAGGCCGGGGCCGGCGTCATCTACTGGGGCATGGGCATCTCCCAGCACACCACCGGCACCGACAACGCCCGCTGCCTGATCGCGCTCTGCTCGATCACCGGCAACGTGGGCAGGCCGGGCACGGGCCTGCACCCGCTGCGCGGGCAGAACAACGTGCAGGGCGCCTCCGACGCCGGGCTGATCCCCATGTTCTACCCCGACTACCAGGGCGTGGACCGGGAGGCCACCCGCAGGCGGTTCGAGCAGGCCTGGGGCACCGAGCTCGACCCCGACCGCGGGCTCACCGTCACCGAGATCATCGGCTCGGTGCTGAAGCCGGGCGGCGTGCGCGGCATGTACATGCTGGGCGAGAACCCGTTCCTGTCCGACCCCAACATCAACAAGGTGCGCAAGGCGCTGTCCCAGCTCGACTTCCTCGTCGTGCAGGACATCTTCCTGACCGAGACCGCCGAGTTCGCCGACGTCATCCTGCCGGCGTCGTCGTACCTGGAGAAGGACGGCACCTACACCAACACCGACCGGCGGGTGCAGCTCGGCCGCAAGGTGATGGACCCGCCGGGCCAGGCCAGGGTGGACTGGGAGATCATCCAGGACCTCGCCAGGCGGATCGGGCTGGACTGGTCGTACGCCTCGCCCAGCGAGGTGTTCGACGAGATGGTCGAGCTCATGCCGTCGTACGCGAACCTGCGCCACGACAACCTGGGGCTGACCGGCAAGCTCTACCCCAACGCCGACCCCGACCACTCCGACGGGACCGTGGTCCTGTTCGACGAGCGGTTCAACACCGACGACGGGCTCGCCCACCTCGTCCCCGCGCAGTGGCTGCCGGCCAAGGAGTTGCCGGACGCCGAGTACCCGCTGGTGCTCAACACCGGCCGGCTGCTCGAACACTGGCACACCGGGTCGATGACGCGGCGCTCGTACGCGCTGGACACGATCTCGCCGGTCGCCGAGGTGTACATGCACCCCAAGGACGCCGCCGACCGCGGCCTGTCGCACGGCCAGCAGGCCCGCGTACGCTCCCGGCGCGGCGTCATCGAGCTGCAGGTCCGCATCTCGCACCGCGAGCAGCTCGGCAACTGCTTCATCCCGTTCCACTTCCGTGAGGCGGCGGCGAACCTGCTGACGATCGACGAGATCGACCCCTACGGCAAGATCCCCGAGTTCAAGTTCTGTGCGATCCAGGTCGAGGCGCTGAGCGCCGAGCCCACGTGGAGTGTGTCCGAATGA
- a CDS encoding NAD(P)H-dependent oxidoreductase subunit E: MTLSFEMGRRLPGVEARAGKFPGPSLIPALNAIQARLGWLPREELEELSRTMRRPRYEIEGLISFYPHFRTTPPAKVSVSVCHDLSCWLRSADDRIAEVRARYGDDTEIELTEVSCLGRCDSAPALAVNEHPAPVAGLDTLVAAAREGELAEATVTGRAEPWPNDPYPAGSGVQDRYASLRALLAGRISAESVVATLEASGLRGMGGAGFPTGRKWGLVAATEPGGVKYAICNADESEPGTFKDRQILTDQPHLVIEGLLLGMAVVGAEQGWIFIRHEYGPEERVLHAEIEALREAGVIGENACGSGRRLDLDIFVSPGGYILGEETALLECMEGHRGEPRNKPPFPGNYGLHGRPTLINSVETFADVPVILQRGAEWWAEQGEGDSVGWKFFAVSGHVANPGVYCVPMGTTVRALIDLAGGVPGGARVGAVQPGGASSNFIGPDKLDLPLDFGTLAEAGTMLGSGALVVLAEGTDLLAAATNVLRFFRNESCGKCVPCRVGSTKAHEVLRGVLDSGSATLDDAQQGRILQLEETMRKTSICGLGQVALGPVVSVLGLNKGAAAARPQPRPEGSKEQPDR; the protein is encoded by the coding sequence ATGACCCTGAGTTTCGAGATGGGCCGCCGGCTTCCGGGCGTCGAGGCACGGGCCGGCAAGTTCCCCGGCCCGTCGCTGATCCCGGCGCTCAACGCCATCCAGGCGCGGCTGGGCTGGCTGCCGCGGGAGGAGCTCGAGGAGCTGTCCCGCACCATGCGGCGGCCGCGGTACGAGATCGAGGGGCTCATCTCGTTCTACCCGCACTTCCGCACAACCCCGCCCGCCAAGGTGAGCGTCAGCGTGTGCCACGACCTGTCGTGCTGGCTGCGCTCGGCCGACGACCGCATCGCCGAGGTACGCGCCCGCTACGGCGACGACACCGAGATCGAGCTCACCGAGGTGTCCTGCCTGGGCCGCTGCGACAGCGCCCCGGCGCTGGCCGTCAACGAGCACCCCGCGCCGGTCGCCGGTCTCGACACGCTCGTGGCCGCCGCCCGCGAGGGCGAGCTGGCCGAGGCCACGGTGACGGGACGCGCCGAGCCGTGGCCGAACGACCCGTACCCGGCCGGCTCCGGCGTCCAGGACCGGTACGCGAGCCTGCGTGCCCTGCTGGCCGGCCGGATCAGCGCCGAGAGCGTGGTGGCCACGCTGGAGGCGTCAGGGCTGCGCGGCATGGGCGGCGCCGGGTTCCCCACGGGCAGGAAGTGGGGCCTGGTCGCCGCCACCGAGCCGGGCGGCGTCAAGTACGCGATCTGCAACGCCGACGAGTCCGAGCCCGGCACGTTCAAGGACCGGCAGATCCTGACCGACCAGCCGCACCTGGTGATCGAGGGCCTGCTGCTCGGCATGGCCGTGGTCGGCGCCGAGCAGGGCTGGATCTTCATCCGGCACGAGTACGGCCCCGAGGAGCGCGTGCTGCACGCGGAGATCGAGGCGCTGCGCGAGGCCGGCGTGATCGGCGAGAACGCCTGCGGCAGCGGCCGCCGCCTCGACCTCGACATCTTCGTCTCGCCCGGCGGCTACATCCTCGGCGAGGAGACCGCGCTGCTGGAGTGCATGGAGGGGCACCGGGGCGAGCCGCGCAACAAGCCGCCCTTCCCCGGCAACTACGGCCTGCACGGCCGCCCCACGCTGATCAACTCGGTGGAGACCTTCGCCGACGTGCCGGTGATCCTGCAGCGCGGCGCCGAATGGTGGGCGGAGCAGGGCGAGGGCGACAGCGTCGGCTGGAAGTTCTTCGCCGTCTCCGGCCACGTCGCGAACCCCGGCGTGTACTGCGTGCCCATGGGCACCACGGTGCGCGCCCTGATCGACCTGGCCGGCGGCGTGCCCGGCGGCGCCCGGGTCGGCGCCGTGCAGCCGGGCGGCGCGTCCTCCAACTTCATCGGCCCCGACAAGCTGGACCTGCCGCTGGACTTCGGCACGCTGGCCGAGGCCGGGACCATGCTCGGCTCCGGCGCCCTGGTGGTGCTCGCCGAGGGCACCGACCTGCTGGCCGCCGCCACCAACGTGCTGCGGTTCTTCCGCAACGAGTCGTGCGGCAAGTGCGTGCCCTGCCGGGTCGGCTCCACCAAGGCCCACGAGGTGCTGCGCGGGGTGCTGGACTCCGGGTCCGCCACCCTCGACGACGCGCAGCAGGGCCGGATCCTGCAACTGGAGGAGACCATGCGCAAGACGTCCATCTGCGGGCTCGGGCAGGTGGCGCTGGGACCGGTAGTGTCGGTACTCGGGCTGAACAAGGGGGCCGCGGCGGCCCGCCCGCAGCCCCGCCCCGAAGGCTCGAAGGAGCAGCCGGACCGTTGA
- the glp gene encoding gephyrin-like molybdotransferase Glp, with protein sequence MSGREFFTARTLAEVRAGFRPAHRTPAERVPLAEALHRVPVAGITAPADLPGFARSTVDGFAVRAMDTYGASDALPSYLDLLGAVRMGAEPDVAVRAGGCVAMPTGGVLPPGADAVVMVEYTAETMPGTIEVTRPVAPGGGLVRADEDVARGGVLAPGGRPLRAPDLGFLAAAGVTEVAVHRRPRVAIVSTGDEVVPPGTARLGPGQVRDATASALAGLVADAGGEPVIAGIVPDEPGALKDRLTALLPESDLVVVSAGSSVGTRDETAGAVAAVGDVWCHGIAIKPGKPTLLAECAGIPLIGLPGNPLSALVVFGQVGVPLLWRLAGCESPPPQPSTRARLSRDLASAAGRLDVVQVGVRDGLAEPIFGPSALLSVLTRADGYVIVPEPATGLDAGTEVEVVLYR encoded by the coding sequence TTGAGCGGCAGAGAGTTCTTCACGGCACGGACCCTGGCCGAGGTCCGTGCCGGGTTCCGGCCCGCGCACCGCACGCCCGCCGAGCGGGTCCCGCTGGCCGAGGCGCTGCACCGGGTGCCCGTCGCCGGCATCACCGCGCCCGCCGACCTGCCAGGCTTCGCCCGCTCCACCGTGGACGGCTTCGCGGTCCGCGCCATGGACACCTACGGCGCCTCCGACGCGCTCCCGTCCTACCTCGACCTGCTCGGCGCGGTCCGCATGGGCGCCGAGCCGGACGTGGCGGTCCGCGCCGGCGGCTGCGTCGCCATGCCGACCGGCGGCGTGCTCCCGCCCGGCGCCGACGCGGTCGTCATGGTGGAGTACACCGCCGAGACCATGCCGGGCACCATCGAGGTGACCCGGCCCGTCGCGCCGGGCGGCGGCCTCGTCCGCGCCGACGAGGACGTGGCGCGGGGCGGCGTGCTCGCGCCGGGCGGCCGGCCGCTGCGCGCCCCCGACCTCGGCTTCCTCGCCGCCGCGGGCGTGACCGAGGTCGCCGTGCACCGCCGCCCCCGGGTGGCGATCGTCTCCACCGGCGACGAGGTGGTGCCGCCCGGCACCGCGCGGCTCGGCCCCGGCCAGGTGCGCGACGCCACCGCCTCCGCGCTGGCGGGGCTCGTCGCCGACGCCGGCGGCGAGCCGGTGATCGCCGGCATCGTCCCGGACGAGCCCGGCGCGCTCAAGGACCGCCTGACCGCACTGCTGCCCGAATCCGACCTGGTCGTCGTGTCGGCGGGCTCGTCCGTCGGCACCAGGGACGAGACGGCGGGCGCGGTGGCCGCCGTCGGCGACGTCTGGTGCCACGGGATCGCCATCAAACCGGGCAAACCCACGCTGCTGGCCGAGTGCGCGGGCATCCCGCTCATCGGGCTGCCCGGCAACCCGCTGTCCGCACTGGTCGTGTTCGGGCAGGTCGGCGTGCCGCTGCTGTGGCGCCTGGCCGGCTGCGAGAGCCCGCCGCCGCAGCCGAGCACCCGCGCCCGGCTGTCACGCGACCTCGCCTCGGCGGCGGGCCGCCTCGACGTGGTCCAGGTCGGCGTGCGGGACGGCCTGGCCGAGCCGATCTTCGGCCCGTCGGCGCTGCTGTCGGTGCTGACCCGCGCCGACGGCTACGTGATCGTGCCCGAACCGGCCACCGGGCTGGACGCGGGCACCGAGGTCGAGGTCGTGCTGTACCGATGA
- a CDS encoding molybdopterin biosynthesis protein gives MSAESPFVSDVPAAQALAVWREARAAAGCPARVALLRTPVAAAVGRVTAEPVWATRSSPAFDAAAMDGIAVRAADTVGAAETSPVLLAPGDFAVVDTGDPLPDGYDAVVMREHVHRTPAGEAELRAAVPPYQHVRSIGEDISAGELLLPEGHRLRPVDVAACAAAGVTELGLRGAPRVVIVPTGDEIRPIGADLAPGDILDTNSLMLAAQAREAGCEARVTEIVPDDPEALTTALTEATRDADLVLLIAGSSAGRDDYTARVVAGAGVVAVHGVAVRPGHPVVLGAVARTPVIGVPGYPVSAALTFDIFAAPALAELEGAAPRERPVATAHLARKLPSALGMDDWVRVRLGRVRDRLVATPLPRGAGVLTSLVRADGLLVVPSGVEGHHAGEQVRVELLRGLSEIGRTIVAIGSHDLVLDLAASALRAADPLVTLASSNVGSLGGLVALRDGLCHLAGSHLLDPATGEYTLPYVDRLMGADADVTVIRLVHRDQGLIVAPGNPLGLTGIKDVTHPDLRYVNRQRGAGTRALLDHELAGHGIDPAEVPGYSREEHTHLAVAAAVAAGRADCGLGILAAARAFGLDFVPVAQEPYDLVLRTGTQAEELLAPLWALLEQPGFRAEVEALGGYSCAETGRRIR, from the coding sequence ATGAGCGCGGAAAGTCCTTTTGTCTCCGACGTCCCAGCGGCGCAGGCCCTCGCCGTCTGGCGCGAGGCGCGCGCCGCGGCGGGCTGCCCCGCGCGAGTCGCCCTGCTCCGGACGCCGGTCGCCGCCGCCGTGGGCCGGGTGACGGCCGAGCCGGTCTGGGCGACCCGGTCCTCGCCCGCCTTCGACGCCGCGGCCATGGACGGCATCGCCGTACGCGCCGCCGACACCGTCGGAGCGGCCGAGACCAGCCCGGTGCTCCTGGCGCCCGGCGACTTCGCCGTCGTGGACACCGGCGACCCGCTGCCCGACGGGTACGACGCCGTCGTCATGCGGGAGCACGTGCACCGCACCCCGGCAGGCGAGGCCGAGCTGCGCGCGGCCGTCCCGCCGTACCAGCACGTCCGCTCCATCGGGGAGGACATCAGCGCCGGCGAGCTGCTGCTCCCCGAGGGCCACCGGCTGCGCCCCGTGGACGTCGCGGCCTGCGCCGCCGCGGGAGTCACCGAACTCGGCCTGCGCGGGGCCCCGCGCGTGGTGATCGTGCCGACCGGCGACGAGATCCGCCCGATCGGCGCCGACCTCGCCCCCGGCGACATCCTCGACACGAACTCGCTGATGCTGGCCGCCCAGGCCCGGGAGGCAGGCTGCGAGGCCCGGGTGACGGAGATCGTCCCCGACGACCCCGAAGCGCTCACCACGGCGCTCACGGAGGCCACCCGCGACGCCGACCTGGTGCTGCTCATCGCCGGCTCCAGCGCCGGCCGCGACGACTACACCGCCCGCGTGGTCGCCGGGGCCGGCGTCGTCGCCGTCCACGGGGTCGCCGTGCGGCCCGGCCATCCCGTCGTGCTCGGCGCCGTCGCGCGGACGCCCGTGATCGGCGTGCCCGGCTACCCGGTGTCGGCGGCGCTGACGTTCGACATCTTCGCCGCCCCGGCGCTCGCCGAGCTGGAGGGCGCCGCGCCGCGCGAACGCCCGGTGGCCACCGCGCACCTGGCCAGGAAGCTGCCGTCCGCCCTCGGCATGGACGACTGGGTACGCGTGCGCCTCGGCCGGGTACGGGACCGGCTCGTCGCCACCCCGCTGCCCCGCGGCGCCGGCGTGCTCACCTCGCTCGTCCGCGCCGACGGCCTGCTCGTTGTCCCCTCAGGAGTGGAGGGCCACCACGCCGGCGAGCAGGTACGGGTCGAGCTGCTGCGCGGCCTGTCCGAGATCGGCCGGACCATCGTCGCCATCGGCTCCCACGACCTCGTGCTCGACCTCGCGGCCTCCGCCCTGCGCGCCGCCGACCCGCTGGTCACCCTGGCCTCGTCGAACGTCGGCTCGCTCGGCGGCCTCGTCGCCCTGCGCGACGGCCTGTGCCACCTGGCCGGCTCCCACCTGCTGGACCCCGCCACCGGCGAGTACACGCTGCCGTACGTGGACCGCCTGATGGGCGCGGACGCCGACGTCACCGTGATCAGGCTGGTCCACCGCGACCAGGGCCTGATCGTCGCCCCCGGCAACCCGCTCGGCCTGACCGGCATCAAGGACGTCACGCATCCCGACCTGCGCTACGTGAACCGGCAGCGCGGCGCCGGCACGCGGGCGCTGCTCGACCACGAGCTGGCCGGCCACGGCATCGACCCCGCCGAGGTGCCGGGCTACTCCCGCGAGGAGCACACCCACCTGGCGGTCGCCGCGGCCGTGGCCGCCGGACGGGCGGACTGCGGCCTGGGCATCCTCGCCGCCGCCCGCGCCTTCGGGCTGGACTTCGTCCCGGTGGCGCAGGAGCCGTACGACCTGGTGCTGCGTACCGGGACGCAGGCCGAGGAGCTGCTGGCGCCGCTGTGGGCGCTGCTGGAGCAGCCGGGGTTCCGCGCCGAGGTGGAGGCGCTGGGCGGCTACTCCTGCGCCGAAACCGGCCGCCGCATCCGCTGA
- a CDS encoding protein kinase domain-containing protein produces MPEIRPLRPGDPERVGRWRLVGVLGSGGQGTVYKAAGDDGLEVAVKLLHSHLSGDDAVTRGFLREAEAARRVAAFCTAAVLDVGTVGDQPYIVSEYIAGETLQQVVRSAGPRAGGALDRLAISTLTALAAIHQAGIVHRDFKPGNVLMGPEGPIVIDFGIAKALDATTMVSGVVGTPAYMSPEQFEGLRVGPASDVFSWAGTMVFAATGRPPYAGETVAAILHAVLSGAPDLSGVPARLAEVLRDCFARDPAARPLPLDLMKRLTSRPGVAVPAEDAPSAGHAPGAGHPAERTSGAGQSAGSAAGVGQPAPGRLGPAAPGWAGHADHVNVAGHFGHADVAGHAGHAGAAGHAGHADVAGHAGHAGLAGHPGHAGVVPPQQAGMAGTETAPVGDGKRVSRRAVLSAGAAALATAAVSAFVVLRPDGGTGRQNVPQNPPPSPAGTGTATASVSPSPTPTAAAEPFGTLIGEPVKLPAGTGTPAAMATTGPGVACGTSNGSILTWDLSTSTTSQLGDGGTGTAALAYGQHGNAPVIASGHADGRMRLWSPSGESLGTRKATDPIVAVTVAGGRVVAVSQKYDSLRDLHGTVRLWDAGTGKQIGPTSTEHFQGINGLAFGRLDGDDVLVTGDGANRVRVRRLATGAVTHTYKTGEVGGIERLACGELDGEPVLVSTHLDGTLRVYDLATGKRRQKWPFSDRSPDDRGTAALVAGTLDGVPVAVVAHAPHGGDAFVGVRRLDDGAIVGEFGHGAGGGIRLLALAEQAGRPVVVTVGEDRLLRMWSLSPA; encoded by the coding sequence ATGCCGGAAATCCGCCCGCTCCGGCCGGGTGACCCCGAACGGGTCGGCCGCTGGCGGCTCGTCGGCGTGCTCGGCTCCGGCGGCCAGGGGACGGTCTACAAGGCGGCCGGCGACGACGGGCTCGAGGTCGCGGTCAAGCTGCTGCACAGCCATCTGAGCGGCGACGACGCCGTCACCAGGGGCTTCCTGCGGGAGGCCGAGGCGGCACGGCGGGTGGCGGCGTTCTGCACGGCGGCGGTCCTGGACGTCGGGACAGTCGGCGATCAGCCGTACATCGTGAGCGAGTACATCGCGGGTGAGACGCTGCAGCAGGTCGTCCGGTCGGCGGGGCCGCGCGCGGGCGGGGCGCTGGACCGGCTGGCGATCTCCACGCTGACCGCGCTGGCCGCCATCCATCAGGCCGGCATCGTGCACCGGGACTTCAAGCCGGGCAACGTGCTGATGGGGCCCGAGGGGCCGATCGTGATCGACTTCGGCATCGCCAAGGCGCTGGACGCGACGACGATGGTGTCCGGAGTGGTGGGGACGCCGGCGTACATGTCGCCCGAGCAGTTCGAGGGGCTGCGGGTGGGGCCCGCGTCGGACGTGTTCAGCTGGGCGGGGACCATGGTGTTCGCGGCCACGGGGCGGCCTCCCTACGCCGGGGAGACCGTTGCGGCCATCCTGCACGCCGTTCTCAGCGGGGCTCCCGATCTGAGCGGGGTGCCCGCGCGGCTGGCGGAGGTGCTGCGGGACTGCTTCGCCAGGGACCCGGCGGCGCGGCCGCTGCCCCTCGACCTGATGAAGCGGCTGACGAGCCGCCCAGGGGTCGCCGTCCCCGCAGAGGACGCACCCAGCGCGGGCCACGCACCCGGTGCGGGCCACCCCGCAGAGCGCACATCCGGTGCAGGCCAGTCCGCAGGCAGCGCGGCAGGGGTGGGTCAGCCCGCACCTGGCAGGCTCGGACCGGCGGCGCCCGGCTGGGCGGGGCACGCCGACCATGTGAACGTAGCGGGGCATTTCGGCCACGCGGACGTAGCCGGGCACGCCGGACACGCGGGCGCAGCAGGGCACGCCGGACACGCGGACGTAGCCGGGCACGCCGGCCATGCGGGCCTAGCGGGGCATCCCGGACACGCGGGCGTGGTGCCGCCGCAGCAGGCCGGGATGGCGGGCACCGAGACGGCGCCGGTTGGCGATGGGAAGCGGGTCAGCCGCCGGGCCGTGCTCAGTGCCGGGGCGGCGGCGCTGGCGACGGCGGCGGTGTCGGCGTTCGTCGTGCTCAGGCCCGACGGCGGCACCGGCCGCCAGAACGTGCCGCAGAACCCGCCGCCCTCACCCGCCGGCACCGGGACGGCCACCGCCTCCGTGTCGCCCTCCCCTACGCCGACCGCGGCGGCCGAGCCGTTCGGGACGCTGATCGGGGAGCCGGTGAAGCTGCCCGCCGGTACGGGCACCCCCGCCGCGATGGCGACGACCGGGCCCGGCGTGGCCTGTGGCACGAGCAACGGATCCATCCTCACCTGGGACCTCTCCACGAGCACGACCTCCCAACTCGGCGACGGCGGCACGGGCACGGCGGCGCTCGCCTATGGCCAGCACGGGAACGCCCCGGTGATCGCCTCCGGGCACGCCGACGGCAGGATGCGGCTGTGGAGCCCGTCAGGCGAGAGCCTGGGCACGCGGAAGGCCACCGACCCGATCGTCGCGGTGACGGTCGCGGGCGGGCGGGTGGTCGCGGTGTCGCAGAAGTACGACAGCCTGCGGGACCTGCACGGCACCGTGCGCCTGTGGGACGCCGGCACCGGCAAGCAGATCGGCCCCACGAGCACCGAGCACTTCCAGGGCATCAACGGCCTGGCGTTCGGCCGGCTGGACGGCGACGACGTGCTCGTGACGGGCGACGGCGCGAACCGCGTACGGGTGCGCCGCCTGGCCACGGGCGCGGTGACGCACACGTACAAGACGGGTGAGGTCGGTGGCATCGAGCGGCTGGCGTGCGGCGAGCTGGACGGCGAGCCGGTGCTCGTTTCCACGCATCTGGACGGCACCCTGCGCGTGTACGACCTGGCGACGGGCAAGCGCAGGCAGAAGTGGCCGTTCAGCGACCGCAGCCCGGACGACCGGGGCACCGCCGCGCTGGTGGCGGGCACGCTGGACGGCGTGCCGGTCGCGGTCGTGGCGCACGCGCCGCACGGCGGGGATGCGTTCGTGGGGGTGCGGCGGCTGGACGACGGGGCGATCGTCGGCGAGTTCGGGCACGGGGCGGGCGGCGGGATCCGACTGCTGGCCCTGGCGGAGCAGGCCGGGCGGCCGGTGGTGGTGACGGTCGGCGAGGACCGGCTGCTGCGGATGTGGAGCCTCAGTCCGGCCTAG
- a CDS encoding serine/threonine-protein kinase, with protein METVRSAPELRAWSIGEELGRGGMGVVYAATRRDDGTPGVIKLMRPDLAEADGRAVAYFRREMLASMALRHPHIVHATEVGEAAGAPFIVMELCEGGSLADLVARDGPLPAERALPMFEGLLDGLAYAHGAGFVHRDIKPGNILLTAAGAAKIADFGLAKAFESAGWSGMTRTGATLGTPAYMPREQVLDFKYARPGVDVWAMAATLYYALTGSAPRDFTPGRDPWLTVTTTLPLPVASRREDVPPALARVVDRAVDDGDGLPYASAAELRADLAGALT; from the coding sequence ATGGAAACGGTGCGCTCGGCTCCCGAGCTCCGTGCGTGGTCCATCGGCGAAGAACTCGGCAGGGGCGGCATGGGCGTCGTGTACGCCGCCACCCGCCGCGACGACGGCACGCCGGGCGTCATCAAGCTCATGCGGCCGGATCTGGCCGAGGCGGACGGGCGGGCGGTCGCGTACTTCCGCCGCGAGATGCTCGCGAGCATGGCGCTGCGCCATCCGCACATCGTGCACGCCACCGAGGTGGGGGAGGCGGCGGGCGCGCCGTTCATCGTGATGGAGCTGTGCGAGGGCGGCAGCCTGGCCGACCTGGTGGCCAGGGACGGCCCGCTGCCCGCCGAGCGCGCCCTGCCGATGTTCGAAGGGCTGCTCGACGGGCTGGCGTACGCGCACGGCGCCGGGTTCGTGCATCGCGACATCAAGCCGGGCAACATCCTGCTGACCGCCGCCGGTGCCGCCAAGATCGCCGACTTCGGGCTGGCCAAGGCGTTCGAGTCGGCCGGCTGGAGCGGGATGACGCGTACCGGCGCGACGCTGGGCACGCCGGCCTACATGCCCAGGGAGCAGGTGCTCGACTTCAAGTACGCCCGGCCGGGCGTCGACGTCTGGGCGATGGCGGCGACCCTCTACTACGCGCTCACCGGCAGCGCCCCGCGCGACTTCACGCCCGGCCGCGACCCCTGGCTGACGGTCACCACCACCCTGCCGTTACCCGTCGCGAGCCGCCGCGAGGACGTGCCGCCGGCGCTCGCCCGGGTCGTCGACCGGGCCGTCGACGACGGCGACGGGCTGCCGTACGCCTCCGCCGCCGAGCTGCGTGCCGACCTGGCGGGGGCGCTGACATGA